The Bordetella sp. FB-8 genome includes a window with the following:
- a CDS encoding PLP-dependent aminotransferase family protein produces the protein MTVHAAMPAAGWQPVREADATLVSQLTDDLARRIDDQGLRPGTRLPSIRKMAQQAGVSRFTVVEAYDRLVARGLLQSRRGAGFFVKARSRQALQPAAAVPQAPARIDHAWLLRSLFGSGLSSGTPSSMGLLPTDWLDPEMVAAAVRAVGRSARANLLAYGHPQGYEPLRQQIAALLQERGLLVHPERNLLTTNGVTHGLDLVVRHFVQPGDTVLVEDPGWFVIFGRLASMGARLIGVPRGPQGPDIAWLEKAAAQHKPKLFIINSAVHNPTGHTLSAGAAYDVLRVAERHDFRVVEDVTYGELHPGRAITLGELDRFKRVIMVGGFSKMLAASLRVGYVAADPDIVQQLTDLKLLAGLTSGEVGERVVHRVLMQGQYRRHVERVRQRVDEARERCVKALIKLGFAMPHEPYAGIFILADCGRDSEAVAREAAGRGMLLVPGTLFSPSQTPSTLLRFAVSMVDDAKAWRDLAVLQREHAGMAARS, from the coding sequence ATGACAGTTCACGCCGCCATGCCCGCGGCCGGTTGGCAGCCGGTGCGCGAGGCCGATGCAACATTGGTCAGCCAACTGACCGACGATCTGGCCCGCCGCATCGACGACCAGGGTCTACGCCCCGGCACGCGCCTGCCTTCGATACGCAAGATGGCCCAGCAGGCAGGCGTGAGCCGCTTCACGGTGGTCGAGGCCTACGACCGCCTGGTGGCGCGTGGCTTGCTGCAATCGCGCCGCGGCGCCGGCTTTTTCGTCAAGGCGCGGTCGCGCCAGGCGCTTCAACCCGCGGCTGCCGTTCCGCAGGCGCCCGCGCGCATCGACCATGCCTGGCTGCTGCGCAGCCTGTTCGGCTCCGGTTTGTCGTCCGGCACGCCGAGCAGCATGGGCCTGCTTCCGACCGACTGGCTCGACCCTGAAATGGTGGCCGCCGCCGTGCGCGCTGTCGGCCGTTCGGCGCGCGCGAACCTGCTGGCATACGGCCATCCTCAGGGCTACGAGCCACTGCGCCAGCAGATCGCCGCCCTGCTGCAGGAGCGGGGACTGCTCGTGCATCCCGAGCGCAACCTGCTTACCACGAATGGGGTCACGCACGGACTGGATCTGGTGGTGCGCCATTTCGTGCAGCCGGGCGACACCGTACTGGTCGAAGATCCGGGGTGGTTCGTGATCTTCGGCCGCCTGGCCTCGATGGGCGCGCGCCTGATCGGCGTGCCGCGCGGCCCGCAAGGCCCCGATATCGCCTGGCTGGAGAAGGCGGCCGCCCAGCACAAGCCCAAGCTTTTCATCATCAATAGCGCCGTGCACAACCCAACGGGGCACACCTTGTCGGCGGGCGCGGCCTACGACGTCCTGCGCGTGGCCGAGCGCCACGACTTCCGGGTGGTCGAGGATGTCACTTATGGCGAGCTGCACCCTGGCCGCGCCATCACGCTGGGCGAGCTCGACCGGTTCAAGCGCGTCATCATGGTGGGTGGTTTTTCCAAGATGCTGGCTGCCAGCCTGCGGGTGGGCTATGTGGCGGCCGATCCCGATATTGTGCAGCAGCTCACGGATTTGAAGCTGCTTGCCGGACTCACGTCCGGCGAAGTGGGCGAGCGCGTCGTGCACCGCGTGTTGATGCAAGGGCAGTACCGTCGCCACGTCGAACGCGTGCGTCAGCGTGTGGACGAGGCGCGCGAGCGCTGTGTCAAGGCATTGATCAAGCTGGGTTTTGCCATGCCGCACGAACCTTATGCCGGCATCTTCATCCTGGCCGATTGCGGCCGCGATTCCGAGGCCGTGGCGCGCGAGGCGGCCGGGCGCGGCATGCTGCTGGTGCCGGGGACCTTATTTTCGCCTTCGCAAACGCCCTCTACGCTGCTGCGTTTTGCGGTGTCCATGGTGGACGACGCCAAGGCCTGGCGCGATCTGGCGGTCCTGCAGCGCGAGCACGCAGGCATGGCCGCCCGCAGCTAG
- a CDS encoding TIGR01244 family sulfur transferase has protein sequence MSVAIRPLSPTFAVAPQLAPEDMADVAAAGYKSVIINRPDHEGGADQPTAADVTRAAQALGLQVQYLPVVSGAMTMDDVTRFAELLRTLPGPVLAYCRTGTRCTNLYANAQQLG, from the coding sequence ATGTCCGTAGCCATCCGCCCGCTTTCCCCCACTTTCGCCGTCGCCCCCCAGCTTGCACCCGAAGACATGGCCGATGTCGCCGCGGCCGGGTATAAGAGCGTCATCATCAATCGGCCCGACCACGAAGGGGGCGCCGACCAGCCCACCGCGGCCGACGTGACGCGCGCGGCCCAGGCGCTTGGGTTGCAGGTTCAATACCTGCCCGTGGTCAGCGGCGCCATGACCATGGACGACGTGACCCGTTTTGCCGAGCTGCTGCGCACGCTGCCTGGCCCCGTTCTGGCCTATTGCCGTACCGGCACGCGCTGCACCAATCTCTACGCCAATGCCCAGCAGCTGGGCTAA
- a CDS encoding universal stress protein, which produces MFKKILLPTDGSPLSCQAANAGIIFARSVGAEVVALHVTQPFAATIGFDGMAAAYAITDEDYEKAAAEQSAKYLKHISDRAETADVKVTTRSVSNFNVADGIVQAAADEHCDLIFIGSHGRNGLSRLLLGSVTVKVLSLSRVATLVFHVKE; this is translated from the coding sequence ATGTTCAAGAAAATTCTGCTTCCTACCGATGGTTCTCCGCTGTCGTGCCAGGCCGCCAATGCCGGAATCATCTTCGCGCGATCGGTCGGGGCGGAGGTCGTTGCGCTGCACGTCACGCAGCCCTTCGCGGCCACCATCGGCTTTGACGGCATGGCGGCAGCCTACGCCATCACCGACGAGGACTACGAGAAGGCCGCGGCCGAGCAGAGCGCGAAGTATCTCAAGCACATCAGCGACCGCGCCGAGACCGCGGATGTGAAAGTCACCACGCGCTCCGTGTCCAACTTCAACGTGGCCGATGGCATTGTGCAGGCCGCGGCGGACGAACACTGCGATCTGATCTTCATCGGCAGCCATGGCCGCAACGGCCTTTCGCGGCTGCTGCTGGGCAGCGTCACGGTCAAGGTGCTGAGCCTGTCGCGCGTGGCGACGCTGGTGTTCCACGTCAAGGAATGA
- the glp gene encoding gephyrin-like molybdotransferase Glp has translation MLEFDEAQSRLTEAAPVPTRTETVPLVQAVGRVLATDLAATVDLPPADNSAMDGYAIRQADYQPGASMPIQQRCYAGEQPEPLVAGQATRLFTGSLIPQGADTVVMQENTRETGGMVEITEAPQIGQHVRKLGEDVRRGTPLLTAGTLLQAAHIALLASQGLDKIEVYPRLRVGILTTGDELAVPGQARAAGHVYNSNGPMLTALAQGLGAQVTQVRHARDDTADLQAALRALQADCDLIISVGGVSVGDHDLVKPAIESLGGELALWKVRMKPGKPVAMARLGDKLIVCLPGNPVSAYAVFTVLVSPMIRRMQGRARIYPPVLRAALRTEKTRQDSREEFIRVQYHPLAHGHADVAPYSNQSSGAISSLPWCDGLARLPAGIPVHDGDIVSYYDLKHWLA, from the coding sequence ATGCTCGAATTCGACGAGGCCCAATCCCGGCTTACCGAAGCCGCTCCCGTCCCCACGCGCACCGAAACCGTTCCCCTGGTCCAGGCCGTGGGCCGCGTGCTTGCAACCGACCTTGCCGCCACGGTTGACCTGCCGCCTGCCGATAACAGCGCCATGGATGGCTACGCCATCCGCCAGGCCGACTACCAACCCGGCGCCAGCATGCCCATCCAGCAGCGTTGCTACGCGGGCGAGCAGCCTGAGCCGCTCGTCGCCGGCCAGGCCACGCGCCTGTTCACGGGCAGCCTGATTCCGCAAGGCGCCGACACCGTAGTCATGCAGGAAAACACGCGCGAAACCGGGGGCATGGTCGAGATTACCGAAGCGCCGCAGATCGGTCAGCACGTGCGCAAACTGGGCGAGGACGTGCGCCGCGGCACGCCGCTATTGACAGCCGGCACACTGCTTCAGGCCGCGCACATCGCGCTCCTGGCTTCGCAGGGTCTGGACAAAATCGAGGTCTATCCGCGCCTGCGCGTCGGCATCCTGACCACCGGCGACGAACTGGCCGTGCCCGGCCAGGCACGCGCGGCCGGGCACGTCTACAACTCCAACGGCCCCATGTTGACTGCCCTGGCGCAAGGCCTGGGCGCGCAGGTGACCCAGGTAAGGCATGCGCGCGATGATACCGCCGACCTGCAAGCCGCCTTGCGCGCCCTGCAGGCCGATTGCGATCTCATCATCAGTGTGGGCGGCGTGTCGGTAGGCGACCACGATCTGGTCAAGCCGGCCATCGAGTCGCTGGGCGGCGAACTGGCGCTCTGGAAAGTGCGCATGAAACCGGGCAAACCCGTGGCCATGGCCCGGCTTGGCGACAAATTGATCGTCTGCCTTCCAGGAAACCCCGTGTCGGCCTATGCGGTGTTCACGGTGCTGGTATCGCCCATGATTCGCCGCATGCAGGGCCGCGCGCGCATATATCCGCCGGTGCTGCGCGCCGCGCTGCGCACGGAAAAAACCCGCCAGGACAGCCGCGAGGAATTCATTCGCGTGCAATACCATCCTCTGGCGCACGGCCATGCCGACGTGGCACCCTACAGCAACCAAAGTTCGGGCGCGATCAGCTCACTGCCCTGGTGCGACGGCTTGGCGCGCCTGCCGGCCGGCATCCCCGTTCACGACGGGGATATCGTGAGCTACTACGACCTGAAGCACTGGCTGGCCTGA
- the moaB gene encoding molybdenum cofactor biosynthesis protein B — MSSHTDEAISLACAILTVSDRRTAGDDTSGNLLAEHVARAGHVCARREIVRDDIYQIRRVTSDWIADPQVQVILATGGTGFSHKDSIPEALMPLFDKVIDGFGELFRQLSFEEIGSATIQSRALAGYANNTVIFCMPGSNHACEMAWTQIIREQLDSRHKPCNFATHLNRARSAA; from the coding sequence ATGAGCAGCCACACCGATGAAGCCATTTCGCTTGCCTGCGCCATTCTCACGGTGAGCGACCGGCGCACCGCGGGCGACGACACCTCGGGCAACCTGCTGGCCGAGCACGTGGCCCGGGCAGGCCATGTATGCGCCAGGCGCGAGATCGTGCGCGACGACATCTACCAGATCCGCCGCGTGACCAGCGACTGGATCGCCGACCCGCAGGTCCAGGTCATCCTCGCCACGGGAGGCACCGGCTTCTCGCACAAGGACTCCATACCCGAGGCCCTCATGCCCTTGTTCGACAAGGTAATCGACGGCTTCGGCGAGCTGTTCCGCCAGCTGTCGTTCGAAGAGATCGGCAGCGCCACGATCCAGTCGCGCGCGTTGGCGGGCTACGCCAACAATACCGTGATCTTCTGCATGCCGGGTTCCAACCACGCCTGCGAAATGGCCTGGACCCAAATCATCCGCGAACAGCTCGACAGCCGCCACAAACCCTGCAATTTCGCCACCCACCTGAACCGCGCCCGTTCCGCGGCCTGA
- a CDS encoding molybdenum cofactor biosynthesis protein MoaE — protein MIIVQEADFDGAALASALRENVGGQAGAIVTFTGYVRDYAPDEPTQTLTLEHYPGMCERELEDIAATARQRWSLAGTIIVHRVGTLHRQAQIVFVAAASAHRGDAFRGCEYMIDALKTRAPFWKRETLTSGKQFWVEQRQTDERRTES, from the coding sequence ATGATCATCGTCCAGGAAGCTGATTTCGACGGCGCGGCGCTGGCAAGTGCCTTGCGTGAGAACGTAGGCGGCCAGGCCGGCGCGATCGTCACCTTCACCGGCTATGTGCGCGACTATGCGCCCGACGAACCGACGCAGACGCTGACGCTCGAGCACTATCCCGGCATGTGCGAGCGCGAGCTCGAAGACATCGCCGCCACAGCGCGACAGCGCTGGAGTCTGGCCGGCACGATCATCGTCCACCGCGTCGGCACCCTGCATCGCCAAGCGCAGATCGTATTCGTGGCGGCGGCCAGCGCGCATCGCGGCGACGCCTTTCGCGGCTGCGAATACATGATCGACGCCCTCAAGACTCGAGCGCCCTTCTGGAAGCGTGAAACTTTGACCTCGGGAAAGCAGTTCTGGGTCGAACAGCGCCAGACCGACGAACGCCGCACCGAGTCCTGA
- a CDS encoding MoaD/ThiS family protein, which translates to MNSALNLLYFARVAELVGKRAEAWPLAAETTGEILLAELRARYPRLAQAQRLRLAINQEHAAPAARVRPGDEVAVFEPVTGG; encoded by the coding sequence ATGAACAGCGCCCTCAATCTGCTTTATTTCGCCCGTGTGGCGGAGCTGGTGGGCAAGCGTGCGGAGGCCTGGCCCCTGGCCGCCGAAACCACTGGCGAGATCCTGCTGGCCGAGCTGCGCGCGCGCTATCCCCGCCTGGCCCAGGCTCAGCGCCTGCGCCTGGCCATCAACCAGGAACACGCCGCACCCGCGGCGCGCGTGCGGCCTGGCGACGAAGTCGCGGTGTTCGAACCCGTGACCGGCGGCTGA
- the moaC gene encoding cyclic pyranopterin monophosphate synthase MoaC — MSSPLPALSHLDDSGQIRMVDVGAKTDTERVAVASGRVRMNAQAYGLLTAPGQGKGEVLNTARVAAVLAAKRCADLIPLCHSLPLAFVGVDFSLLEDKHAIEVRATCRTQYKTGVEMEAMTACSVAALTIYDMCKAADKGIVIEDIRLEYKAGGKSGQWRRQP, encoded by the coding sequence ATGAGCTCCCCTCTCCCCGCCCTGAGCCACCTGGACGATTCCGGCCAGATCCGCATGGTCGATGTCGGCGCCAAAACCGACACTGAAAGGGTGGCCGTCGCCAGCGGCCGGGTGCGCATGAACGCCCAGGCCTATGGTCTGCTCACGGCGCCCGGACAAGGCAAGGGCGAGGTTCTGAACACGGCTCGGGTGGCCGCCGTGCTGGCCGCCAAGCGCTGCGCCGACCTGATACCCCTGTGTCACAGCCTGCCGCTGGCCTTCGTGGGCGTGGACTTCAGCCTGCTTGAAGACAAGCACGCCATCGAAGTGCGCGCCACCTGCCGCACCCAATACAAGACCGGCGTCGAAATGGAAGCCATGACGGCCTGCAGCGTCGCGGCGCTGACCATCTACGACATGTGCAAGGCCGCCGACAAGGGCATCGTCATCGAAGACATCCGCCTGGAATACAAGGCGGGCGGCAAGAGCGGGCAGTGGCGCAGACAGCCATGA
- a CDS encoding DUF748 domain-containing protein has translation MQLRMPVLKLNRRTGKILLGIALALLLLAGVAAWQVPKLVRNALTQDVSRMLGRQVAVGKISFNPFTLTLRAHELTVGRPHEAPLLQVGEIDLSGAWRSLVMFAPVVDMIHIDQPRLRLVRQDPTHFNFSDIVDRLARMSAVKPGQPKPASTGLPRFSLNNMSLTGGVVSLDDRVTGRKQVIDQITLGVPFLSSFGYATHINVQPKVHLRINGSPLDLTGTARPFDKVPASTLNVVFSGLALEKWTDFWPMARPLPIKINHALLDSNLQVRFEQPAGAAPRIRVQGDLGLRQLDVSEASGAPLLSWGDLRFERVAVDLDAKKASIGSVTLSEPRVQVHRDARQLNWQRVADGFAALRAESGPAAQPTPARTRDHVPAAPAGKATEGAAPASAEPSAWKISVGDARLKDGEIDLRDDAMGLDYPLSGLSAEVENIAVPQVAGQPMHVWLNMDNNQDGSWLRARAPVVLQPLSVKAQLQLGNLALAPFAAAVRRVAPIAVQHGRLDLESRIEVDGPRIQARGVKLGLRGIAARDEGVKPAVDLSLGSLSLAADRLALDATPAHFTLRADGIQKQGTLALTGSLVAKPLSFKASVDLAKFDAASLAPFIASSLNATVRSVYVGARGNVEFAAAQGSAPMSVDWKGGVDVNDLDLEDRVNRAEFLNWKHLGLSAMHISMTGGKLGLGLGDILLEDFYGNILLDSHARLNVMDLMVEKGTAAGSITQDTQTRGQAERKPQTKAQAAHARHAEPAGMAPDISIDSVTLKRGRMTFNDHFVRPNYRAELSSIDGSLSTVSSAKPAPARVSITGRVYGTAPLSISGTVQPFSKYLALDIKALAKGVDLPKFTTYSSKYVGYAIQRGKLSVDLHYQIKNRTLQATNKVRLNQLTFGKPSNSPDALKLPVLLAVALLKDSNGNIDVDLPISGSLDDPQFSVGGIIVRVIVNTLVKAVTSPFKLLAAAFGGDSQDLSHIDFAPGSAALEDKGKSSIATLVKALTDRPALQMDIIGRADPQADRQGWVDDQMRKLKAKDMAVHGKIPDPDRIVLTDADRAKYLEKVYDHTNIKDKPRNFIGMAKSLPPDQMNALLLKAAPLDKKSLRQLADARAQVVYEQLLDTAPALADRVFVVAPKLDADGIEGGGAATRVDFALH, from the coding sequence ATGCAGTTGCGGATGCCGGTTCTGAAACTCAACCGACGAACGGGCAAGATCCTGCTGGGCATCGCGCTGGCGCTGCTGTTGCTGGCCGGGGTGGCCGCCTGGCAGGTGCCCAAGCTGGTGCGCAATGCGCTGACCCAAGATGTTTCCCGGATGCTGGGCCGCCAGGTGGCGGTGGGCAAGATCAGCTTCAACCCCTTCACGCTGACGCTGCGTGCGCACGAACTCACCGTAGGACGCCCCCATGAGGCGCCGCTTCTGCAAGTCGGCGAAATTGACCTGAGCGGGGCCTGGCGTTCCCTCGTGATGTTCGCGCCGGTGGTCGACATGATCCATATCGATCAGCCCAGGCTCAGGCTGGTGCGGCAGGACCCCACGCATTTCAATTTTTCCGACATCGTCGACCGCTTGGCCAGGATGTCGGCCGTCAAGCCGGGTCAGCCCAAGCCGGCCAGCACGGGGCTGCCGCGCTTTTCCCTGAACAATATGTCGTTGACCGGCGGCGTTGTCAGCCTGGACGACCGCGTCACCGGCCGCAAGCAGGTGATAGACCAGATCACGCTGGGCGTGCCTTTTCTTTCCTCGTTCGGCTACGCCACGCATATCAACGTGCAGCCCAAGGTGCACCTGCGCATCAACGGCAGCCCCCTTGATCTGACCGGCACCGCGCGGCCCTTCGACAAGGTGCCCGCATCCACGCTCAATGTGGTGTTTTCCGGGTTGGCGCTGGAGAAGTGGACCGACTTCTGGCCCATGGCGCGGCCGCTGCCCATCAAGATCAACCATGCCTTGCTCGACTCCAATCTGCAGGTGCGTTTCGAGCAGCCGGCCGGTGCGGCGCCGCGCATCCGCGTGCAGGGCGACCTGGGTCTGCGCCAACTCGATGTGAGCGAAGCCTCGGGCGCGCCGCTGCTGTCCTGGGGGGATTTGCGGTTCGAGCGGGTTGCGGTGGATCTGGATGCGAAGAAGGCTTCGATCGGATCGGTGACCTTGTCGGAGCCTCGCGTGCAAGTGCATCGCGATGCGCGCCAGCTCAACTGGCAGCGGGTGGCCGACGGTTTCGCCGCCTTGCGCGCTGAGTCCGGGCCTGCGGCCCAGCCGACCCCGGCCAGGACCCGTGACCATGTTCCGGCAGCGCCGGCGGGCAAGGCGACCGAGGGCGCCGCGCCCGCTTCTGCCGAACCCTCCGCCTGGAAAATCTCCGTTGGCGACGCCAGGCTCAAGGACGGCGAAATCGACCTGCGCGACGATGCGATGGGTCTGGACTATCCGCTGAGCGGTTTGTCCGCCGAGGTTGAGAACATCGCCGTGCCGCAGGTTGCGGGTCAGCCCATGCACGTATGGCTGAACATGGACAACAACCAGGACGGCAGCTGGCTGCGGGCCAGGGCGCCCGTGGTACTGCAACCGCTGTCGGTGAAGGCCCAGCTGCAGCTGGGCAACCTGGCTCTGGCGCCTTTCGCGGCGGCGGTGCGCCGTGTTGCGCCCATCGCCGTGCAGCACGGGAGGCTGGATCTCGAAAGCAGGATCGAGGTGGATGGTCCGCGAATCCAGGCGCGTGGCGTAAAGCTGGGCTTGCGTGGCATCGCCGCGCGCGACGAGGGCGTCAAGCCCGCGGTGGATCTGTCCCTCGGGTCCTTGTCGCTGGCGGCGGACCGCCTGGCCCTGGACGCCACGCCGGCGCACTTCACCCTGCGGGCCGATGGCATCCAGAAGCAGGGTACGCTGGCGCTCACGGGCTCGTTGGTGGCCAAGCCCCTGTCGTTCAAGGCCTCGGTCGATCTGGCCAAGTTCGATGCGGCGTCGCTGGCGCCCTTCATCGCCTCCAGCCTGAATGCCACAGTGCGCAGCGTCTACGTGGGCGCGCGCGGCAACGTCGAGTTCGCGGCGGCGCAGGGTAGCGCGCCTATGAGCGTGGACTGGAAAGGGGGCGTGGATGTCAACGACCTGGACCTCGAAGACCGTGTCAACCGGGCCGAATTCCTCAACTGGAAGCATCTGGGCCTGAGCGCGATGCACATCTCGATGACGGGCGGCAAGCTTGGCCTGGGGCTGGGCGACATTCTGCTGGAGGATTTTTACGGCAACATCCTGCTCGATAGCCACGCGCGTCTGAACGTCATGGACTTGATGGTGGAGAAGGGCACGGCCGCCGGCTCCATCACGCAGGATACGCAGACCCGCGGCCAGGCCGAGCGCAAGCCGCAGACCAAGGCCCAGGCGGCGCACGCGCGCCATGCCGAACCCGCCGGCATGGCGCCGGATATTTCGATAGACAGCGTCACGCTCAAGCGCGGCCGCATGACTTTCAACGACCATTTCGTGCGCCCCAATTACCGCGCCGAGCTGTCGTCGATCGATGGATCGCTCTCGACCGTGTCATCGGCCAAGCCGGCGCCGGCCAGGGTCAGTATCACCGGCCGCGTGTACGGCACGGCGCCCCTGTCGATATCGGGTACGGTACAGCCGTTCTCCAAGTACCTGGCGCTGGATATCAAGGCCTTGGCCAAGGGCGTCGATCTGCCCAAGTTCACCACCTATTCGTCCAAGTATGTGGGCTACGCCATCCAGCGCGGCAAGCTGTCGGTCGACCTGCACTACCAGATCAAGAACCGTACCCTGCAGGCGACCAACAAGGTGCGGCTCAACCAGCTCACGTTCGGCAAACCGTCCAACAGCCCCGACGCGCTCAAACTGCCGGTGCTGCTGGCCGTGGCGCTGCTCAAGGACTCAAACGGCAATATCGATGTCGACTTGCCGATCTCAGGTTCGCTGGATGACCCGCAGTTCTCGGTGGGCGGCATCATCGTGCGCGTGATTGTGAACACGCTGGTCAAGGCGGTGACCTCGCCCTTCAAGTTGCTGGCCGCCGCTTTCGGCGGCGACAGCCAGGACCTGTCGCACATCGATTTCGCGCCGGGCAGCGCCGCGCTCGAGGACAAGGGAAAATCCAGTATCGCCACGCTGGTCAAGGCGCTGACGGACCGGCCCGCGCTGCAGATGGACATCATCGGCCGGGCCGATCCTCAGGCCGACCGCCAGGGTTGGGTGGACGACCAGATGCGCAAGCTCAAGGCCAAGGACATGGCCGTGCACGGCAAGATTCCCGATCCCGACCGTATCGTGCTGACCGACGCCGATCGCGCCAAGTATCTGGAAAAGGTCTACGACCACACCAACATCAAGGACAAGCCGCGCAACTTCATCGGCATGGCCAAATCCCTGCCGCCCGACCAGATGAATGCCCTATTGCTCAAGGCCGCGCCTTTGGACAAGAAAAGCCTGCGCCAGCTCGCCGACGCGCGCGCCCAGGTCGTGTACGAGCAACTGCTGGATACGGCTCCGGCGCTGGCCGATCGCGTCTTCGTCGTTGCGCCCAAGCTCGATGCCGACGGTATCGAGGGCGGCGGCGCGGCGACTCGCGTCGATTTCGCCTTGCATTGA
- a CDS encoding dienelactone hydrolase family protein, translating into MQDFKDSQFDSLLPPLRLSRRGFIATGVGAGFTLAAGHAAAQTAIHTSATGLTAGMVQIPAGDGRMPAYRAAPAGKRNLPVILVVEEIFGVHEYIQDVCRRLAHLGYLAVAPELFARYGDPAKYTDMATLRAEVVDKASDAQVAGDLDATAKWALTQGGSAAKMGVIGFCWGGRQAWLYAMHNPKLKAAAVFYGPLGGAPTALQPASVLSQVNKVQVPVLGAYGGKDAGISMNDIDKMRESLAEGTAMDKACRIDVYPDAGHGFHADYRPSYNKADAELAWRRAMDWFASHGLN; encoded by the coding sequence ATGCAGGACTTCAAGGATTCCCAGTTCGACAGTCTGCTGCCGCCCTTGCGGCTGTCGCGTCGCGGTTTCATCGCCACCGGTGTGGGCGCGGGTTTCACGCTGGCTGCCGGCCACGCCGCGGCGCAGACGGCCATACACACCAGCGCGACCGGCCTGACCGCGGGCATGGTGCAGATTCCCGCGGGCGACGGGCGGATGCCGGCCTATCGGGCGGCTCCGGCCGGCAAGAGGAACCTGCCGGTCATCCTGGTGGTCGAGGAAATCTTCGGCGTGCACGAGTACATCCAGGATGTCTGCCGCCGCCTGGCCCACTTGGGCTACCTGGCCGTGGCGCCCGAGCTGTTCGCCCGCTATGGCGATCCGGCCAAGTACACCGACATGGCCACACTGCGGGCCGAGGTGGTGGACAAGGCTTCCGATGCGCAGGTGGCCGGCGATCTGGACGCGACGGCTAAATGGGCGCTGACCCAGGGCGGCTCGGCCGCGAAGATGGGCGTCATCGGATTCTGCTGGGGCGGGCGCCAGGCGTGGCTGTATGCCATGCACAACCCGAAGCTGAAGGCCGCCGCCGTTTTCTACGGGCCTCTGGGCGGTGCGCCCACCGCGCTGCAGCCCGCCTCAGTGCTCAGCCAGGTAAATAAGGTGCAGGTGCCGGTGCTGGGCGCCTATGGTGGCAAGGACGCCGGCATTTCCATGAACGACATCGACAAGATGCGCGAATCGCTGGCCGAGGGCACGGCCATGGACAAGGCCTGCCGCATCGATGTCTACCCCGATGCCGGTCACGGCTTTCATGCCGACTATCGCCCCAGCTACAACAAAGCCGACGCCGAACTGGCGTGGCGGCGCGCCATGGACTGGTTCGCCAGTCACGGATTGAATTGA